The sequence below is a genomic window from Lelliottia sp. JS-SCA-14.
AGCAGCTAATTGGTCAGCTGTTTATGTCCGCCTTCGACAACCCGTGGCTGGTGGAACAGGAAGATCAGGCGCGTATCGCGCTCTCATCCCTGACCACCCAGGGCGATCGGCTGGCGTTTTCCACTGACAGCTACGTCATCGACCCGCTTTTTTTCCCCGGCGGTGATATCGGCAAGCTGGCGGTGTGCGGCACGGCGAACGATGTGGCGGTGAGCGGTGCGATCCCACGCTTCCTCTCCTGCGGTTTTATCCTCGAAGAGGGGCTGCCGATGGAGACCTTAACCGCCGTCGTCCACAGCATGGCGCAGACCGCGCGCGACGCGGGCATCGCTATCGTCACCGGCGACACCAAAGTGGTGCAGCGCGGCGCGGCGGACAAACTCTTTATCAACACGGCGGGCATGGGCGCGATCCCGACGGATATTCGCTGGGGCGCGCAGCAGCTCGCGGTTGGCGATGTCTTGATGGTCAGCGGGTCGCTGGGCTGCCACGGCGCGACGATCCTGAATCTGCGCGAAGGGCTGGGGCTGGACGGCGAACTGCAGAGCGACTGCGCAGTGCTGACGCCGCTTATCCAGACGCTGCGCGACTGCCCTGGCGTCAAAGCCTTGCGCGACGCGACGCGCGGCGGTGTGAATGCCGTGGCCCACGAATTCGCTGCCGCCAGCGGCTGCGGAGTTGAACTGGTCGAAAGCCAGCTGCCCGTCAAACCGGCGGTGCGCGGCCTGTGCGAACTGCTGGGTCTGGATCCGCTTAACTTTGCCAACGAAGGCAAACTGCTGATCGGCGTGGAACGCGCTCACGCCGAAGCAGTTCTGGAAAAACTGCGCGCCCATCCGCTCGGGCAGAATGCCGCTATCATTGGTGAGGTGGTTGAACGCAAAGGGGTGCGACTGACTGGCCTGTATGGCATCAAACGCACGCTGGATCTCCCGCACTCGGAACCGTTACCCCGTATTTGCTAGAACCACGCGAAAAGTGGTCAGCACTGTTTCTCTTTTTTTTGCCAGTTTCTTTGGAAGCGATATGTCGTATACACCGATGAGCGATCTTGGACAGCAAGGGCTGTTTGATATTACGCGCACACTTTTACAGCAGCCCGATCTGGGTTCACTGAGCGATGCCCTCACCCGGCTGGTCAGGCAGTCTGCGCTGGCAGACCACGCCGCGATTGTGCTCTGGAACAGTACCAGCCAGCGTGCGAGCTACTTTGCCACGCGCGACAACGGCAAGCCCGTCGAATATGAAGATGAAACGGTGCTGGCGCACGGCCCGGTGCGTCGTATTTTGTCGCGCCCGGACGCCCTGCACTGCAACTTTGAGGAGTTTCGTCAGGCCTGGCCGCGACTTGCCGACAGCCCGCTGTATTCGCCCTTCGGTCACTACGGCCTGCTGCCGCTGGCGGTGGATGGCCGCATCTTTGGCGGCTGCGAATTTATCCGCAATACCGATCAGCCCTGGAGCGAAGCGGAATACGAGCGCCTGCATACCTTCACCCAGATCGTCAGCGTGGTGGCGGAGCAGATCCACAGTCGCGTCACGGATAACGTCGATTACGACTTGCTGAGCCGCGAGCGCGATAACTTCCGCATTCTGGTGGCGATTACTAACGCGGTGCTCTCCCGGCTGGACATGGACGAGCTGGTGAGCGAAGTCGCGAAAGAGATCCATCACTACTTTAAAATTGACGCCATCAGCATCGTGCTGCGCGGTCATCGCAAGGGCAAACTGACAATTCACTCCACCCACTATCTGGATGAAACCAACCCGGCCCACGAGCAGAGCGAAGTCGACGAAGCCGGAACGCTCTCGGAGCAGGTGTTTAAAAACAAAGAGATGCTGTTGCTTAATCTCAGCGAGCGCGACGAGCTGGCGCCCTACGAGCGGATGCTGTTCAACTCCTGGGGCAACCAGATCCAGACCCTGTGCCTGCTGCCGCTGATGTCCGGCAACACCATGCTTGGTGTGCTGAAACTTGCCCAGTGCGAAGAGCACATCTTCACCACCACCAATTTAAAACTGCTGCGCCAGATCGCCGAGCGCATCGCCATTGCCCTCGATAACGCCCTGGCGTATCAGGAGATCCACCGCCTGAAAGAGCGGCTGGTGGACGAAAACCTGGCCCTGACCGAACAGCTGAACAACGTCGACAGCGAATTCGGCGAGATCATCGGCCGCAGCGACGCCATGTTCAGCGTGCTCAAACAGGTCGAGATGGTGGCCCAGAGCGACAGCACGGTGCTGATCCTCGGCGAAACCGGCACCGGGAAAGAGCTGATCGCCCGCGCGATCCACAACCTCAGCAACCGCAACAGCCGCAGGATGGTGAAAATGAACTGCGCGGCGATGCCTGCGGGTCTGCTGGAAAGCGATCTGTTTGGTCACGAGCGCGGCGCGTTTACCGGAGCCAGCACCCAGCGCATTGGCCGTTTTGAACTGGCGGATAAAAGCTCGCTGTTCCTCGATGAAGTGGGTGATATGCCGCTGGAGCTGCAGCCGAAACTGCTGCGGGTATTGCAGGAACAGGAGTTCGAGCGTCTCGGCAGCAACAAGCTGATCCAGACCGACGTGCGCCTGATCGCCGCCACCAACCGCGATCTGAAAAAGATGGTCGCCGATCGCGAGTTCCGTAACGATCTCTACTATCGCCTGAACGTGTTCCCCATTTGCCTGCCGCCGCTGCGCGAGCGTCCGGACGATATTCCGCTGCTGGTTAAAGCCTTTACCGCCAAAATCGCCCGTCGGATGGGACGCAATATCGACAGCATTCCGGCGGAAACCCTGCGCACGCTTTCTGCGATGGAGTGGCCGGGCAACGTGCGCGAGCTGGAAAATGTGATTGAGCGGGCGGTGCTGCTCACGCGCGGGAACGTGCTGCAGCTTTCCCTGCCGGAGGTCATGGTTTCACAGGAACCGATGCCGGTGGCAGAGCGCCCGCAGGAGGGCGAAGACGAATATCAGCTGATTGTCCGCATCCTGAAAGAGACCAACGGCGTCGTCGCCGGGCCGAAAGGTGCCGCGCAGCGTCTGGGGCTGAAACGCACCACCCTGCTTTCGCGCATGAAACGCCTCGGGATTGAGAAGGATATGCTGGTCTGATTCACCCCCTCTCCGGCGGGAGAGGGTTTCCTTTCAAATTCATGTTATAAATTTCCCGGTACATCCCATTCAACTGTTCTCCAGGAGGTAACATGTCTGTTTCCGCACGCAACCAGCTCGCCGGTACCGTCAGCGCCACATCGCACGGTGCCGTTAACGATGAAGTTGAACTCACCCTGACCGGCGGTGCAAAACTGGTGGCGATCGTCACCACCAGCAGCAAAGAAGCGCTGGGTCTGGTACCGGGGAAAGAAGCGATTGCGCTGATCAAAGCGCCGTGGGTGACGCTGGCGACGGAAGAGTGCGGCCTGAAGTTTTCCGCGCGTAATCAGTTCGCAGGTGCGATCAGTCAAGTGACCGAAGGTGCGGTTAACGCCACGGTACATGTGAAAACTGATGCAGGGTTTGAAATCGTTGCCGTGGTCACCAACGAGAGCCGCGAAGAGATGCAGCTTGCGGCGGGTAAGCGCGTTATCGCCCTCGTAAAAGCGTCTGCCATTTTAATCGCCACCCGCGCATAATCCTCAGGTGCCGTACGGTGTGCGGCGCTATTTTTTCGGGCGGTACTTTTCCGGCAACTCCGGCACCGGACGGCGATCGTCAATCAGATGGCGAATCGTCAAAATCGGGTGTCGCCATAACATCCGTGGCCCGGCCCAGCGCATCACCTGCTTCATCTCTTCCCGTTTCGCGGGCTGGTAGCAGTGAACGGGACACTGTTTGCAGGCGGGTTTTTCCTCACCGAACACACACTTATCCAGACGTTTATCGGCATAGGCGTTCAGCGCCTGATAATGCCCCGCCTCGCGGGATGCCTCCGGGCATTGCCGCGCATACAGCGCAATCATTTTGCTGATGGTCTCTTTTTCGCGGGAGATGCGTTTTCCTGACATGTCACGTTACCGGTCAATAAAGTGCATTTATAATACATTTTTATAGCCCCCGTTTCAGCCCGTTTCATTATTTGCATTCCATTTTCTGAAGACCGCTTCCAGTTTTAAACCTATCCTTGCCGCATTTTACTGGTATTTTATACAGGTAAATTTAATGCCACCAGGCCGCTGTTAAGGGAGTTTTTTATGTCAGAAATGATCGCTGTTCAGCCGCAACGCCATCTTAAAGTGGGCTACTTCAGAAAGCGCCACGAAGATCGGAACACCAAAATCCCCAAACGCTATAGCGTACACGCCGCATTAAGCCTGAAAGGCGACTGGCTGGAACAGGCAGGATTTAAAACCAATTCGCAGGTCCGGGTGGTGGTAGAGCACGGAAAATTACTCATTGAGCTCATGGATAAACCGGTGGCGTAAACTCTCGACTTTTTACTGCGCCTGGTCATTTTTTCATGCGACAATAGAGGGAATTAACGAGCTGTTGGCCGCTCAAAACGCAACAATTTCAAAGAAATGGATATCATAACTCCATGAGCACAATCGACAATTTAACCGCGCATACCCCGATGATGCAGCAGTACCTGAAACTGAAAGCTCAGCATCCGGAAATTCTGCTGTTTTATCGTATGGGCGACTTTTACGAGCTTTTTTATGACGATGCCAAACGGGCGTCGCAGTTGCTCGACATCTCGCTGACCAAGCGTGGCGCATCAGCGGGTGAACCGATTCCGATGGCGGGTATTCCGCATCATGCGGTGGAAAACTATCTGGCGAAGCTGGTGAATCAGGGTGAATCCGTCGCCATCTGCGAACAGATTGGCGATCCGGCCACCTCGAAAGGTCCGGTGGAGCGCAAAGTCGTTCGCATCGTCACGCCAGGCACGATTAGCGACGAAGCCCTGCTCCAGGAGCGTCAGGACAACCTGCTCGCCGCCATCTGGCAGGACAGCAAAGGTTACGGCTACGCCACACTGGATATCAGCTCCGGGCGTTTTCGCCTGAGCGAACCTGCTGACCGCGAAACCATGGCGGCAGAACTCCAGCGCACCAATCCGGCGGAGCTGCTCTACGCCGAAGATTTCGCCGAGATGGCCCTGATCGAAGGGCGTCGCGGCCTGCGTCGTCGGCCGCTGTGGGAATTTGAAATTGATACCGCGCGCCAGCAGTTAAACCTGCAATTTGGCACCCGCGATCTGATTGGCTTTGGCGTGGAAAACGCCCCGCGTGGGCTGTGTGCCGCAGGCTGTCTGCTGCAGTACGTGAAAGACACCCAGCGCACGACCCTGCCGCACATTCGTTCCATCACCATGGAGCGTCAGCAGGACAGCATCATTATGGATGCCGCCACGCGCCGTAATCTGGAGATCACCCAGAACCTCGCGGGTGGAGTAGAAAACACCCTGGCGGCGGTGCTCGACAGTACGGTCACACCGATGGGCAGCCGCATGCTCAAGCGCTGGCTGCATATGCCGGTGCGCGATACGGCGGTGCTGGTAAGCCGCCAACAGACGATTGGCGCCTTGCAGGATCGCTTTACGGATCTGCAGCCAGTGCTGCGTCAGGTGGGCGATCTGGAGCGTATTCTGGCCCGTCTGGCGCTGCGCACGGCGCGTCCGCGCGATCTGGCCCGCATGCGTCACGCCTTCCAGCAGTTACCTGAGCTGCGTGCGCAGCTGGCGGAAGTCGACAGCGCGCCGGTGCAAAAGCTGCGTGAAAGCATGGGGGAATTTACCGAACTGCGCGAGCTGCTGGAGCGCGCGGTGGTTGAAGCGCCGCCGGTGCTGGTTCGCGATGGCGGTGTGATTGCCCCTGGCTACAACGAAGAGCTGGACGAATGGCGCGCCCTGGCGGACGGTGCCACGGATTATCTGGATAAACTGGAGATCCGCGAGCGCGAGCGTCTGGGGCTCGACACCCTGAAAGTGGGCTATAACGCCATTCACGGCTATTACATTCAGATCAGCCGCGGGCAGAGCCATCATGCGCCGATCCACTACGTTCGTCGCCAGACGCTGAAGAACGCCGAGCGCTACATCATTCCAGAGCTGAAAGAGTACGAAGACAAAGTCCTCACCTCCAAAGGCAAAGCGCTGGCGCTGGAAAAACAGCTCTATGAAGAGCTTTTCGACACGCTCCTTCCACATCTGGCCAATATGCAGCTGAGCGCCAGCGCGCTGGCTGAGCTGGACGTGCTGGTCAACCTGGCAGAACGGGCTGACACGCTGAACTACACCTGTCCGACATTCACCGACAAGCCGGGCATTCGCATCAGCGAAGGGCGTCACCCGGTGGTGGAACAGGTGCTGAACGAGCCCTTTATCGCCAACCCGCTGAATCTCTCTGCCCAGCGTCGGATGCTGATCATCACCGGTCCGAACATGGGCGGTAAAAGTACCTACATGCGCCAGACCGCGCTGATCGCCCTGCTGGCCTATATCGGCAGCTACGTTCCGGCGCAAAGCGTGGAGATTGGCCCTATCGATCGTATCTTCACCCGCGTGGGTGCGGCGGACGATCTGGCCAGCGGTCGCTCCACCTTCATGGTTGAGATGACCGAAACTGCCAACATTCTGCACAACGCCACGGAAAACAGCCTGGTGCTGATGGATGAGATTGGTCGCGGGACATCGACCTATGACGGTCTTTCCCTCGCCTGGGCGTGCGCCGAAAGTCTGGCGAATAAGATCAAAGCGCTGACCCTGTTTGCGACACACTACTTTGAGCTGACACAATTGCCGGAGAAAATGGAAGGCGTCGCCAACGTCCATCTCGATGCCCTGGAGCACGGCGATACCATTGCCTTCATGCACACGGTGCAGGATGGCGCGGCCAGCAAGAGTTACGGCCTGGCCGTTGCTGCGCTGGCGGGAGTGCCGAAAGAGGTGATCAAACGCGCGCGCCAGAAACTGCGCGAGCTGGAAAGCCTTTCGCCAAACGCGGCGGCGACGCAGATTGACGGTTCGCAGATGTCGCTCCTGTCCATGGCGGAAGAGACGTCACCGGCGCTTGAAGCGCTGGAGAATCTCGATCCGGACTCCCTGACGCCGCGTCAGGCGCTGGAGTGGATTTATCGCCTGAAGAATCTGGCGTAAATTCTCGCACTCAGCATTAACCGGCTCTGGTGCGCAGATAGTCAATAAAGACGCGCACCTTAGCCGAAACATGCTGCGCATCGGGATAAACCGCGTAAATGCCCTGCTGCGCAAAACCGTAGTCGGGTAACAGATGCACCAGCCGCCCATTTTCCAGCTCGGCTCTGACCAGCCATTCAGGTAGCAAGGCCACGCCAGCTCCCGCGAGCGCAAAGGCCATCAGCGCCTGAGCGCTGTCGGCAAACAGCCGTGCAGGGCGCTTAATCTCTAACAGCACACTTTTCCCGCTGGCATCGGTCACCTGCCAACGCAGCGGTGCAGGAAGACGTTCGTGAATCAACCACTCGGCCTGCGCCAGTGCATCCAGCGAATCAACCGGATTTGCGGCCAGCCATTCAGGGGCGGCCACGGGATATATCGCAAAACGTGAAATCAGCGCCGCGTGATAGCGAGAGTCAGCAAGCTGACCCAATCGAATGGCGACATCGAAACGCTCTGCAATCAAATCAGCATGATGTGAAGAGGCGACGTGGCGTATCCGTAAATCCGGGTGAAGCCGACTAAACTCCGCCAGAACCGGGATAATCACCTGCGCGCCATACTCCGGTGTGGAGGTGATTCTCAGCTCACCGCTCAGGCCAACATGGCTGGCCCTGACTTCATCCTGTAAATTCTCAGCGGCTTTTAACAACTCGACGCCGCGCTGGTAAAAGAGCGAACCCGCTTCCGTCAGCGTAATACGCCGCGTCGAGCGCAGGAGAAGCGTTACACCCAACTCGTTTTCCAGCTGGCGAATATTGAAGCTTACGACAGCTTTTGTTTGCCCGAGCGCAGTCGCCGCTGCGGTAAAACTGCCGGTGTCCACCACGGCGACGAACGTCGTCATTCGCTGTAAATTGAGCATAGCTGCCACCATTACTGTCAAAATTATTTTGACAGTATATCGTCAGGGACGCCGTTTATCCCTCGCTTTCAGACAGATACATTACCGCTCCTTAATGGAGGGTAAAACATGGCATACCGTAGTAAAGTCGCCATCGTATTTCTGCTGGGCTTTTTTCTCGATCTCATCAATATGTTCATCGCCAGCGTCGCGTTCCCGACAATGGCCGTGGCGTTTCATTCATCCGCCCCGGCGCTGGCATGGGTCAGCAACGGATATATTGCGGGCATGACGCTGGTCATCCCTTTTAGTGCTCTCATCACCCGCCGCCTGGGTGCAAAGCGGCTTTTCATTCTTTCTCTGACCCTGTTTTGTGCCGCGGCCACTGCTGCCGGTATGTCTGACTCGTTGAATCACCTGATCTTCTGGCGTGTTTTACAGGGTGCTGGCGGTGGATTACTCATCCCGGTTGGACAGGCGCTGGCATGGCAACAGTTTAAACCGCACGAACGGGCTGGTTTATCGACGGCGGTAATGCTGGTCGCACTTCTCGCACCTGCGTGCGCCCCTGCACTGGGTGGAGTTCTGATTCAGTTCTTTCACTGGCGATGGATTTTTTTCGCCCCACTGCCGCTTGCCGTTGTCACGCTACTCCTGGCTTGCCTGTGGCTTAAAAACGAGACTGCTCCGCCCGGCCCTGCAAGGTTGCTGCATTTCCCCCTGTTGTCCGACCCGCTGCTGCGTTTCTCAATGCTGGTCTATCTGTGCGTGCCGGGGATATTCATCGGCGTGAATGTGGTCGGCCTTTTTTACCTGCAAAGCGTGGCGAAGATGACCCCGGCGGCGACCGGAGCGCTTATGCTTCCCTGGTCCCTCGCTTCGTTTATCGCCATTTCAGCCACCGGAAAATATTTCAACCGCCTTGGCCCGCGCCCGCTCATTATCACCGGCGGTCTGCTGCAGGCAGCCGGAATCGCGGGTTTGACGACAGTCTCTGCCGCCACGCCCGAATCGCTCACTATTGCCCTCTTCGTCCTTATGGGTGCAGGTGGCAGTTTGTGCAGCAGCACAGCTCAGAGCACCGCATTTCTCAATGTTGCCTTTGAAGAGATGCCGGATGCCAGCGCCCTTTGGAACTTTAATCGTCAGTTGAGTTTCTTTCTTGGCGCGACGCTGCTGGCGCTGATACTCAGTACGCTGCAACAGGTTTTCACCCCTGCTCAGGCCTGGCATGGGGTGTTTATTTTGTCATCCGTAATCACGCTTTTGCCCATCATGAGTGCGCTGCGCCTCAACAACCAACAGGTGCTTATGCATCTTCATAAGGAAACATCATGAATACATTCGAAAATAAAATCATTGAGACGCACGTCGCCATTGAAAACTGGCTCGGAAAAGGTACAGGCGATCACGAAGCACTGATGGCCCACTTCAGCGAAACATTCAGCATGGTGACATTAACCGGCGCTTGTCTGGATTATCCCGCCCTGAAAGGATTCTTTCTGACGCAGCGCGGAGGCCGTCCGGGGCTGTCTATTACCGTGGACAGCGTGGAAGTGCTGGAAACATGGCCAGAAGGTGCCGCGCTACGGTATCGGGAGATTCAAAGTCAGCCTTCAGCCGCCACCACCGTGCGATGGTCTACGGTGCTGTTGATCAAACAAGGCGAAAGTGTGCTCTGGCGTCATCTTCACGAAACGGCCCAGGGATAGAAAAGAAAAAGGCCCGTCTCTCGACGGGCCTCTTTTAGATGAAAACTCGCTTATTCGCGGAACAGCGCTTCGATATTCAGCCCTTGCCCCTGCAGGATTTCACGCAGGCGACGCAAACCTTCTACCTGAATCTGACGAACACGTTCACGAGTCAGGCCAATTTCACGGCCCACATCTTCCAGTGTCGCAGCTTCATACCCCAACAGACCGAAACGACGTGCCAGCACTTCACGCTGTTTGGCGTTCAGTTCGAACAGCCATTTGACGATGCTCTGTTTCATATCATCGTCTTGCGTGGTGTCTTCCGGACCGTTGTCTTTTTCATCGGCCAGGATGTCCAGCAGCGCTTTTTCGGAATCGCCACCTAGCGGGGTGTCGACGGAGGTAATGCGCTCGTTGAGACGCAGCATACGGCTTACGTCATCAACCGGTTTATCGAGCTGCTCGGCAATCTCTTCCGCACTTGGCTCGTGGTCCAGTTTATGGGACAACTCACGCGCAGTACGCAGATAGACGTTCAACTCTTTGACGATGTGAATCGGCAGGCGAATCGTACGGGTTTGGTTCATGATTGCCCGTTCGATGGTCTGACGAATCCACCAGGTCGCGTACGTAGAGAAACGGAACCCACGTTCTGGGTCAAACTTCTCAACGGCGCGGATCAGGCCCAGGTTGCCCTCTTCAATCAGATCCAGCAGTGCCAGACCACGATTGCTGTAACGACGAGCAA
It includes:
- the hypE gene encoding hydrogenase expression/formation protein HypE codes for the protein MKTVEMAHGSGGQAMQQLIGQLFMSAFDNPWLVEQEDQARIALSSLTTQGDRLAFSTDSYVIDPLFFPGGDIGKLAVCGTANDVAVSGAIPRFLSCGFILEEGLPMETLTAVVHSMAQTARDAGIAIVTGDTKVVQRGAADKLFINTAGMGAIPTDIRWGAQQLAVGDVLMVSGSLGCHGATILNLREGLGLDGELQSDCAVLTPLIQTLRDCPGVKALRDATRGGVNAVAHEFAAASGCGVELVESQLPVKPAVRGLCELLGLDPLNFANEGKLLIGVERAHAEAVLEKLRAHPLGQNAAIIGEVVERKGVRLTGLYGIKRTLDLPHSEPLPRIC
- the flhA gene encoding formate hydrogenlyase transcriptional activator FlhA, whose protein sequence is MSYTPMSDLGQQGLFDITRTLLQQPDLGSLSDALTRLVRQSALADHAAIVLWNSTSQRASYFATRDNGKPVEYEDETVLAHGPVRRILSRPDALHCNFEEFRQAWPRLADSPLYSPFGHYGLLPLAVDGRIFGGCEFIRNTDQPWSEAEYERLHTFTQIVSVVAEQIHSRVTDNVDYDLLSRERDNFRILVAITNAVLSRLDMDELVSEVAKEIHHYFKIDAISIVLRGHRKGKLTIHSTHYLDETNPAHEQSEVDEAGTLSEQVFKNKEMLLLNLSERDELAPYERMLFNSWGNQIQTLCLLPLMSGNTMLGVLKLAQCEEHIFTTTNLKLLRQIAERIAIALDNALAYQEIHRLKERLVDENLALTEQLNNVDSEFGEIIGRSDAMFSVLKQVEMVAQSDSTVLILGETGTGKELIARAIHNLSNRNSRRMVKMNCAAMPAGLLESDLFGHERGAFTGASTQRIGRFELADKSSLFLDEVGDMPLELQPKLLRVLQEQEFERLGSNKLIQTDVRLIAATNRDLKKMVADREFRNDLYYRLNVFPICLPPLRERPDDIPLLVKAFTAKIARRMGRNIDSIPAETLRTLSAMEWPGNVRELENVIERAVLLTRGNVLQLSLPEVMVSQEPMPVAERPQEGEDEYQLIVRILKETNGVVAGPKGAAQRLGLKRTTLLSRMKRLGIEKDMLV
- a CDS encoding TOBE domain-containing protein; this encodes MSVSARNQLAGTVSATSHGAVNDEVELTLTGGAKLVAIVTTSSKEALGLVPGKEAIALIKAPWVTLATEECGLKFSARNQFAGAISQVTEGAVNATVHVKTDAGFEIVAVVTNESREEMQLAAGKRVIALVKASAILIATRA
- a CDS encoding nitrous oxide-stimulated promoter family protein gives rise to the protein MSGKRISREKETISKMIALYARQCPEASREAGHYQALNAYADKRLDKCVFGEEKPACKQCPVHCYQPAKREEMKQVMRWAGPRMLWRHPILTIRHLIDDRRPVPELPEKYRPKK
- a CDS encoding SymE family type I addiction module toxin, giving the protein MSEMIAVQPQRHLKVGYFRKRHEDRNTKIPKRYSVHAALSLKGDWLEQAGFKTNSQVRVVVEHGKLLIELMDKPVA
- the mutS gene encoding DNA mismatch repair protein MutS; the protein is MSTIDNLTAHTPMMQQYLKLKAQHPEILLFYRMGDFYELFYDDAKRASQLLDISLTKRGASAGEPIPMAGIPHHAVENYLAKLVNQGESVAICEQIGDPATSKGPVERKVVRIVTPGTISDEALLQERQDNLLAAIWQDSKGYGYATLDISSGRFRLSEPADRETMAAELQRTNPAELLYAEDFAEMALIEGRRGLRRRPLWEFEIDTARQQLNLQFGTRDLIGFGVENAPRGLCAAGCLLQYVKDTQRTTLPHIRSITMERQQDSIIMDAATRRNLEITQNLAGGVENTLAAVLDSTVTPMGSRMLKRWLHMPVRDTAVLVSRQQTIGALQDRFTDLQPVLRQVGDLERILARLALRTARPRDLARMRHAFQQLPELRAQLAEVDSAPVQKLRESMGEFTELRELLERAVVEAPPVLVRDGGVIAPGYNEELDEWRALADGATDYLDKLEIRERERLGLDTLKVGYNAIHGYYIQISRGQSHHAPIHYVRRQTLKNAERYIIPELKEYEDKVLTSKGKALALEKQLYEELFDTLLPHLANMQLSASALAELDVLVNLAERADTLNYTCPTFTDKPGIRISEGRHPVVEQVLNEPFIANPLNLSAQRRMLIITGPNMGGKSTYMRQTALIALLAYIGSYVPAQSVEIGPIDRIFTRVGAADDLASGRSTFMVEMTETANILHNATENSLVLMDEIGRGTSTYDGLSLAWACAESLANKIKALTLFATHYFELTQLPEKMEGVANVHLDALEHGDTIAFMHTVQDGAASKSYGLAVAALAGVPKEVIKRARQKLRELESLSPNAAATQIDGSQMSLLSMAEETSPALEALENLDPDSLTPRQALEWIYRLKNLA
- a CDS encoding LysR family transcriptional regulator, with the translated sequence MTVMVAAMLNLQRMTTFVAVVDTGSFTAAATALGQTKAVVSFNIRQLENELGVTLLLRSTRRITLTEAGSLFYQRGVELLKAAENLQDEVRASHVGLSGELRITSTPEYGAQVIIPVLAEFSRLHPDLRIRHVASSHHADLIAERFDVAIRLGQLADSRYHAALISRFAIYPVAAPEWLAANPVDSLDALAQAEWLIHERLPAPLRWQVTDASGKSVLLEIKRPARLFADSAQALMAFALAGAGVALLPEWLVRAELENGRLVHLLPDYGFAQQGIYAVYPDAQHVSAKVRVFIDYLRTRAG
- a CDS encoding MFS transporter; the protein is MAYRSKVAIVFLLGFFLDLINMFIASVAFPTMAVAFHSSAPALAWVSNGYIAGMTLVIPFSALITRRLGAKRLFILSLTLFCAAATAAGMSDSLNHLIFWRVLQGAGGGLLIPVGQALAWQQFKPHERAGLSTAVMLVALLAPACAPALGGVLIQFFHWRWIFFAPLPLAVVTLLLACLWLKNETAPPGPARLLHFPLLSDPLLRFSMLVYLCVPGIFIGVNVVGLFYLQSVAKMTPAATGALMLPWSLASFIAISATGKYFNRLGPRPLIITGGLLQAAGIAGLTTVSAATPESLTIALFVLMGAGGSLCSSTAQSTAFLNVAFEEMPDASALWNFNRQLSFFLGATLLALILSTLQQVFTPAQAWHGVFILSSVITLLPIMSALRLNNQQVLMHLHKETS
- a CDS encoding DUF4440 domain-containing protein — translated: MNTFENKIIETHVAIENWLGKGTGDHEALMAHFSETFSMVTLTGACLDYPALKGFFLTQRGGRPGLSITVDSVEVLETWPEGAALRYREIQSQPSAATTVRWSTVLLIKQGESVLWRHLHETAQG
- the rpoS gene encoding RNA polymerase sigma factor RpoS, encoding MSQNTLKVHDLNEDAEFDENGAESFDEKALVEEEPSDNDLAEEELLSQGATQRVLDATQLYLGEIGYSPLLTAEEEVYFARRALRGDVASRRRMIESNLRLVVKIARRYSNRGLALLDLIEEGNLGLIRAVEKFDPERGFRFSTYATWWIRQTIERAIMNQTRTIRLPIHIVKELNVYLRTARELSHKLDHEPSAEEIAEQLDKPVDDVSRMLRLNERITSVDTPLGGDSEKALLDILADEKDNGPEDTTQDDDMKQSIVKWLFELNAKQREVLARRFGLLGYEAATLEDVGREIGLTRERVRQIQVEGLRRLREILQGQGLNIEALFRE